The following is a genomic window from Amycolatopsis australiensis.
TCGAAAAGGGAATCCGGCCGGTCGGCATCGTTTTCTTTTCCGGCCGGGTCCAGGATCGCGCCGGGGCGGCGCCGGTTCAGAGGCCGGTTGTCACGGGCGGTGTGTGCCGTTCGGCTCAGAACGGGCGAAGGCACGCAGGACGCGCGGCTCGCGGACGAGGATCCGGCGGCGGCCGGTCTCGACGATCCCGCGCTCCCGCAGCACGCGCAGCGCCCGCGCGACGGTCCGCCGCGCCGCGCCGATCTGCGCGGCGATGTCCTCCTGCGAGAACGCGCCCTCGATGAGCACGCCGTCCGGGACGGGCCTGCCGTGTTCCTCGGCCAGGCGGACCAGGTGCACGGCGACCCGGCGGCTGACGTCGAAGGCGGCGGCGTCGACCCGGGCCGACTCGGCGTCGCGGAGCCGGGCCGCTACCGTCTTGATCGTCGCGACGGCGATCGCGGGCCGGGTGTGCAGGACGTCGACGAACTCGGGCCCGGTCAGCTGGAACACGGTGCAGGGCTCGATCGCCCGCACCGACGCCGACCGCGGCCGCCCCGTCACGGCCGCGAGGTCCCCGAGCACCTCGCCGGGGCCGCGGAGCCCGAAGAGCACTTCGCGGCCGTCCTCGACGATGGCGGAGACGCGCACCCAGCCGGAGACCAGCACGTGGACGTGGTCGGACGGGTCGCCTTCCATGAGCACGACGTCGTTGGCCCGGAACCGCCGCCGGGTGCCGCGGCCGAGCAGGTACTCGCGATCGGCGTCGGCGAGGTGGGCCAGCAGCGCCCCTTCGGCCGTGTCGTCGTGCCCGTTCATGGTTCCCCTCCGGAGGTTCACCGTAACCCGGCGTGGCGGCTCCCGGCGAGGGCCGCGCCCGGTAGGGTCGCCGCGTGGACGTGGAGATCTACACCGACGGCGCGTGCAGCGGGAACCCCGGACCGGGCGGCTGGGGCGCGGTCCTGCGCTACGGGAAGCACGAGCGCGAGCTGTACGGCGGCGAGGCCACGCCGACGACGAACAACCGGATGGAGCTGACGGCACCGATCCGCGCGCTGGAGAGCCTGACCCGCCCGTCGCAGGTCCGCGTGTACACCGACAGCACGTACGTGCGCAACGGGATCACGCAGTGGCTGCCGCGCTGGAAGAACAACGGCTGGCTGACGGCGGCGCGCGAGCCGGTGAAGAACGCGGACCTGTGGCAGCGCCTCGACGCGGCGATCGGCGAGCACCGGGTGGAGTGGCTCTGGGTGAAGGGCCACGCGGGCCTCCCGGACAACGAGCGCGCCGACCGGCTCGCGGTCCGCGGGGCGCAGGAGGCGCGGGAGACCGGGAAGCCGGTCAACGCGGGCTAGTCCTCAGTAGACGGTCGCGGCGGCGTGGCATGATTTCCCGATGCGTCCCGCTCCCTGCCCGTGCGGCCTGGCCGCGTCCTACGACGCCTGCTGCGGCCGCTTCCACGACGGTGGTGTCGCCGCACCCACCGCCGAGCTGCTCATGCGCTCGCGGTTCAGCGCGTTCGCCGTCGGGGACGCCGGCTACCTGCTGCGGACCTGGCATCCCGGCACCCGTCCGCGCCGGCTGAGCCTCGATCCGCAGCAGGAGTGGACGTGGCTGGAGATCCTCGGCCGCACCGGCGGTGGCCTGCTGCACACCGAGGGCACGGTCCGGTTCCGGGCGCACTACCGCCACCACGGCCGCGACGGCTTCCTCGAGGAGAACAGCCGCTTCCGCCGCGACGGCGGCCAGTGGGTCTACCTTGACGCGGAAGCCTGATGGGCACCGCGATCGTCGGCGTGGCCGGCGCACTCCTCGGCGTCCTCACCGGCGGCCTCCTGCAGCACGCGCTGGCGGCACGCACCCGCCGGTGGCAGCGGGAGGACGCGCTCGGCAAGCTCAAGCAGGCCGTCTACGCGGAGTACCTCCGCGCGATCAGCGCCAGCTACGGCCAGGCCGTGGCCGGCGAGCGCACCCGGACCGAGGACGCCCGGCTGCACGCCGCCACGGCCGAGATCGAGGTCCTGGCCGGCGCGGCGGTCTCCGGACCGGCCCGGGAGCTCACGACGGCCGTCATCGACGTGCACACGAAGATCGCCGAGGGCGGTGTCGAGGAGGCGAGCGTGACCGCCGTCGACATACGGCGGCTGAAGCTGATCGCTCTCTTCAAGAGCGACCTCGGAATCGAGCCGTAGTCCGGAAAACCCGCCCGCGTGGCACCTCCGCCGTGCTAAACACAGCGGCGATGGGAAAACTGACCCGCCGCGCCCGGGCCAAGGCGGACTACCTCGGCTTCATCGGCGCGCGGGAGTGGCCGCTCGCCGCCTCGGGTCTCGGGGTCGTCCTCGGCGTCGTGACCATCCTGCCCAGCGCGGTCGGTGTCGTGCTCTCCGTCGTCGCCCTCGCTCTCGGTGTCGCCACCTTCACCCGGGATGTCCGGCTGCTGCGCCGCCGGTGGGCCGGGTTCGAGTTCACCACCATCGCCGCGCCCTTCCCGACCGCCGAGCTGCCGCCGCCCCCGTCCTACCCGCAAGCCGAGTACCTCGCCGTGCCAGCGAGAGGCACGGCGCTGGTCAGCGCCGCGATCGACCGCGACCTGTGGACCGGGCGGCACACGATCGCCGTCGCCGAGGAGCCCTACCGGCTGCCTCCCGTGCTGAAGGCGACCGCGCCGCACGTGCTGCCCCTGCGGGCGCGCGGCCGGCTGCTGTTCAACGGGCCGATCGTCGGCATGCGCGGCGACCCGCTGCCCGCCACCGGCGCCCGGCCCGCGCCGATCCGGCTGCACCGCGCGCGGTTCTTCGACGCCGTCTGCTCGAACGAGCTGGGCACGCTCCGCATCACGCGCGCCGGCACCGGCGAGGAGTACGACCTGCGCAAGGCCGAGCTCACCGGCACCGACGGCGCCCTGCGCGAGCTGAGCAGCAGCACGCTGGCCGACTTCGTCGGGGTCTCGACGGTCGCGTTCACCACCGACGGCAAGCTGGTCACCGTCCGGCAGTCCTCGCTCAACGCCGTGAGCGGGCTGCTGCTCGCGCCCTCGGGCAGCGGCTCGCTGGAGCCGCGCGACCTGCGCACCCCGGACGGCGGTACCCGCCGGTACCTGCACACCGCCGTCTGCGCCGGGATGGAACGCGAGCTGTGCGAGGAAAGCGGGCTCCGCCCGCCGGACGTCCGCGGCACGAAGCTGACCGGGTTCGCGCGCTGGCTGGAACGCGGCGCCAAGCCGGAGTTCTTCGGCGTGACCGAGCTGGCGGTCGGCAGCGCCGAGGTCGCCGCGCGCCGCCCGGTCAGCGGCGAACGGCTCTACAGCGCCGGGCTGACGCTGTTCGACGTCGATCTCGCGGCCGTCGGCGCCGCGCTGGCCGCCGGTGTCCCGCTCAGCGAGGCACTCCCCGCGCGGCTCTGGGAGGACGGCTCGCTGCCGCTCCTGCTGGCCCTGCGCGCGGCGGCGGCGTGGCGGGTCGCGGAGATCTGACCGAAACGCCCCTGTTCTCCGGGTGAGGGGAACGCTACGATCGTCCGCAATTGTTAGGAAAGTTCCCTAACGATGTCCGCTGTCCCCGCCGCCGTGGTGCCTAGGAGGCGCGCTCGTGAGCTATCGGCAGAGAAGAACCCGGACACTACTCGCGGCGGCCGTGCTGGCCGTCGCGGCGAGCGGGGCCACCGTCGCGGCGGCCACCGGGCAGGAACCGGCGAAGGCGGTGTTCGCCGCTGTGGGCCCGGCCACCGCCGTCCCCGGCTTCCTGATCCAGACGTCCGCCCAGGTCAGCGACGACTCGGCGGTCTCCAAGCCCGGTTTCGACACCGCCGGCTGGTACCCGGTCGGCCCGCGCTCGACCGTCTACGCCGGGCTGCTGGCCAACGGCAAGTACGCCGACCCGTTCTACTCCACCAACATGAAGAACGTGCCGACCGCGGACTTCAAGGTCCCGTGGTGGTACCGCGCCGACGTCACCGTCGCCGACCCCACGCAGCGCACCTACCTCGACTTCAGCGGCGTGCTGTCCAAGGCCGACGTCTGGGTCAACGGGACGCGCATCGCCGACAAGTCGCAGGTCACCGGCGCCTACACCCGCCACGACCTGGACATCACCGCGCAGGTGAAGGCCGGCACCAACAGCATCGCCTTCAAGGTCTACCCGAACGACCCGGACAAGGACCTGTCGATGGGCTGGATCGACTGGGCGCAGACCCCGCCGGACCAGAACATGGGCATCGTGCGGGACGTGCTGGTCCGGCGCAGCGGCCCCGTGGCGCTGCGCGGCGGCCACGTCGTCACGAAGCTGCCGTCGCTCGGCCACGCCGACCTCACGGTGAAGGCCGACGTCCGCAACGACTCCGCGGCCGCGGTGACGACGACCGTGTCCGGAACGGTCGCCGGGCGCGCCATCAGCCAGACGGTCTCGCTGGCGGCGAAGGAGAAGAAGACGGTCACGTTCCCGGTGATCGGGATCGACAACCCGCAGGTCTGGTGGCCGGCCGGGATGGGCGGGCAGCCGCTCTACGACCTCGACCTGACCGCGAGCGTCGGCGGCACGGCGTCCGACACCTCGCACTCGAGCTTCGGCGTCCGGCAGGTGACGGCGAACAAGAACGCGAGCGGCGGCCGCGCGTACACGATCAACGGGCGCCCGCTGCTGATCAAGGGCGGCGGCTACTCGCCGGACCTGTTCCTGCGCTGGAACGAGCAGTTCGCGGCCGACAAGCTCGCCTACGTCAAGGACCTCGGGCTCAACACCGTGCGCCTGGAGGGGCACATCGAGCCGGACGAGTTCTTCGACCTCGCCGACCGGATGGGCGTGCTGACGCTGCCCGGCTGGGAGTGCTGCGACAAGTGGGAAGGCCAGGTCAACGGCGACGAGAAGGGTGACCCCTGGACCGCCGCGGACTACCCGGTCGCGAAGGCGTCGATGACCGCGGAGGCCGAGCGCCTGCGCGACCACCCGAGCGTCATCTCGTTCCTCATCGGCAGCGACTTCGCGCCGGACGCGACCATCGAGAAGAACTACCTCGACGCGCTCAGCGCCGCGGACTGGCCCACCCCGGTGGTCCCGGCCGCGTCGGCGAAGTCGTCGCCGCAGCTCGGCTCGTCGGGCATGAAGATGAACGGCCCGTACGACTACGTCCCGCCGAACTACTGGTACGACAAGGCGCACGGTGATCTCGGCGGCGCGTGGGGCTTCAACTCCGAGACCAGCGCCGGGCCGGACATCCCGACGATGGACACGCTGAAGCGGATGATGTCGTCCAGTGAGCTGGACACGCTGTGGAAGAACCCGTCGGCGGCGCAGTACCACCGGTCGTCGTCCTCGACGTTCGCCAACCTGAAGCTGTTCGGCGACGCGCTGGCCGGCCGCTACGGCAAGCCGTCGAGCCTGGCCGACTTCGTCCGGAAGGCGCAGCTGGCCCAGTACGAGAACGTCCGCGCCGAGTTCGAGTCCCACTCGCGCAACTTCAGCGACGGCACGAACCCGGCCACCGGGATCATCTACTGGATGCTCAACAGCGGCTGGACGTCGCTGCACTGGCAGCTGTTCGACGCCTACCTCGACCAGAACGGCTCCTACTTCGGGGCCAAGAAGGCGAACGAGCCGCTGCACATCCAGTACTCGTACGACACCAAGTCGGTCGTGGTGGTCAACCACAACCACGACCCGGCGTCCGGGCTGACCGCCCGCGTCCAGCTGTTCAACCTGGACGGCACCGCGAAGTACGACCAGTCGAAGAGCGTCTCGGTGGGCGGTGACGGCGCGAAGACCACCGCGCTGACCATCGGCTCGGTGAGCGGGCTGTCGACGACGTACCTGGCGAAGCTGGTCCTGACCGACTCGTCGGGCAAGGAGGTCAGCCGCAACGTCTACTGGCTGTCCACCAAGGCCGACACGCTGGACTGGGCCAACAGCGACTGGTACTACACGCCGACGACGTCGTACGCGGACCTGTCGGGGCTGAACTCGCTGGGGTCGGTCACCGTGGGCGCGAACGCCTCCTCGACGGCCGACGCCGACGGCACCACGACGACCAAGGTGACGCTGACCAACAGCACCGGCGGCAAGATCCCGGCGTTCTTCGTCGACGCGCACGTGGTCGGCGCGGCGGGCGCGCCGGTGCTGCCGGTGCGGTGGACCGACAACCAGGTCACGCTGTGGCCGGGCGAGTCCACGACGCTGACGGCGACGTACCGGACCGCGGACCTCAAGGGCGCCAAGCCGTCGGTGCGGATCGCGGGCTGGAACACCGGGACGAAGACGATCCCGGCGGACGGCTCGGCCGAAGCCCGCGATTACCAGGCCGAAGACGCGGCGATCACCGGCGGCGTCGCGGAGTCGAACCACCTGGGCTACACGGGCACCGGGTTCGTCAACTACGACAACACGACGGGCAGCGCGGTGGAGTTCACGGTGCCGGCGGCCGCGGCGGGCCCGGCGAACGTCGTCCTGCGGTTCGCCAACGGCACGACGACGAACCGGCCGATGGACATCTCGGTGAACGGAACGAAGGTGGCATCGGGAGTGACGTTCGGCGGCACGGGGAACTGGGACACGTGGCAGACGGTCACGGTGCCGGTTTCGCTGGCCGCGGGGACGAACAAGATCAAGGCCACGGCGACGACCGCCAACGGCGGCCCGAACCTGGACAAGATCACCGTTTAGGCAGCGGCCGTGAATGCCACATCCAGGGACATCGTGTCCGTGAATGTGGCATTCACGGCTTCCCTGCTTCGGGTTCCGGGGGCGCCATCGCCGCGTCGCTGAGGGCGCGAAAGACCGACCGGGGGTTGTCCGGCAAGGATGGGTCACGGTCGAGCATCGCGATCTCCGGCTGGGTGAGGTTCCGCACGAGCGGAACACCGTCGATCTTGACGATCAGCACCGATCCGAGGTGGACCAAGGCCGTGGGCGAAGCCTGAAGGGCGACGAGCAACTTCGCGACCGCGTCTCCTTGGGCCCGATCGACCTGCGCCTGGTTCTTCGTGAGGAGCTGAAGCTCGATTCCCCGTTCGATCTTCTCGAGACGTCGACGCATGTCTTCCGAGGAACCGGCCCGCCGCAGCCGGCAGACGAAGGCACGTCGCCAAGATCCTCGCTTGCCTCCGGCTTCCGCGTCGCCACCGAGGTGGTCCTCGACGCGCTGCTGGAGGGCACGCTGGACGGCAATCGCGCCGCGCCGCTGCTCGGCACGCGACCGATCGGAGCCATCGCCTCCGCTCGGTGCGGCCGACCGGCGTCGGTAACGACGCGTCAGTTGCCGCCTCAGTCCCAGAGCAGGCGCTGGTCCCGATCCGGATCCGGCACCGTCGTGGACACGTCGTCGAAGAGCCGCGTGACGCGGTCCGCCGGCGTGTACCGCGGCCAGCCCGGGTCGCCCGTCTTGACGAACCGGACCCACGCGCCGAACATCTCCGTCGCCACCGCCTGCAGGCGCTCCGCCGGGAACGTCCGGCCGGCGAACAGGAACCGCCAGTTGCGGTTGCGGATGTCGTCGAACATCAGCGGCAGGTCGAGCCCGTGCGGGGCGCCGAGCCCCTTGCCGCGTGGGGCGATCCGCCAGTCGAGCCGGTACATCCAGGCCGTTCCGCCGGCGGCTTGCGTCGCTTCGGCGAACCGGATCGCCGGGATCCACCAGTCCCCCGCGGTCAGCGCGCGGTTGCGGACCTGGTCTTCCGGCCAGTCCGGGAGAAGCCCGGCGTAGGCCGCGACGGCCTTCTCGATCTCCTCCGCGTCCAGCACCGTCGAGCCGGCGCCCAGCAGCTTCGCGCCGCCCGACTGCAGCCAGCTGAACAGGTCTTCTTCGTCCGCCGTCGTCCCGATGAGCAGCCGGACGCCGCGGACCGCGTCCAGTGGCCGGGCGGGCAGCAGCTCGTCGCCGACGACCACGCGGTAGGTCACTTTCGTCCCCGACACCGCCGAAACCCGTTGCTGCGCCTCGAGAATCCGCGTCACAGGCAGCGTCGCCAGCTCGTCCGGGGCGACGTCGAGCTCCGCGAGGACCGCCGAAGCCACCGCCGCGCCTTCGGCCGGGGTGTGCACGACCGCGCCGACGCCGGTGCCGCTCTGCACGATCGCCTGGTGGACCAGCCCGCGCGTGGCCGGCACGGCCAGCAGCGTCCCGACCGTGCGACCGCCGTTGGACTGCCCGGCCAGCGTCACCCGGCCCGGGTCGCCGCCGAACGCGCCGATGTGGCCGCGCACCCATTCGAGGGCCGCGACCTGGTCGCGCAGCGAGAGGTTCGAGTCGGCGACGCCGGGCAGGTGCAGCATCCCGAGCACGCCGAGCCGGTAGGCGACGGTCACGACGACCACGCCCCGCCGGGCGTAGGCGGACGCGTCGAACTGGTGCGGCGCCCCCATCACGCCGCCGCCGCCGTGGATCCACACGAGCACCGGGTACGAGCCGGGTTCCGCGGGCGCGTAGACGTTCAGGTACAGGCAGTCCTCGTCGCCGGTGAAGCCACGGCCGGTCAGCTCGGGCTGCGGCGCTCGCGGCGCCCACTCGGTCGCGTCGCGGACGCCGTCCCACGGCCGCGCCGGCCGCGGCGCGCGGAACCGCAGCTCCCCCACCGGCGGCTCGGCGTACGGCACGCCGAGGAACGTCCTGACGCCGTCCCGTCCGGACCCGCGCAGCACTCCGGTCGCGATCTCCACCGTCGTCACGTATTCAGCCTAGGGTCTTGCGCTGGAGCGCGCTCCAGCGTGTTGACTCCGGTCACGCACCCCGGGAGGCACACTTGACCGCAGCCGAGAACAAGCAGCTCCTGAAGACGGCGTTCGACGCCTGGGCGACCGGCGACATCCGGCCGCTGCTGGCCGCCATGGCCGACGACGTCGTGTGGACGGTCAGCGGGCACAACAGCTGGTCGGGCAGCTTCCGCGGCAAGGACTCGGTCCGCCGCGACCTGCTCGGCCCGCTCGGCGAGCAGTTCGACGGCACCTACACCAGCACGGCGAGCCGGTTCGTCGCCGAAGACGACGTGGTCGTCGTCGAGACGCAGGGCAGCGTGGCCACGAAGGCGGGGCCGCGGTACGACAACAAGTACTGTTTCGTCTTCCGCCTCGAGGACGGCCGGATCCGCGAGATCACCGAGTACATGGACACCCAGCTGGTCGCGGAGGTGCTCACCGAGCTGGCCAGGTGAGGCCCGCCGCGGGCCGCGGGTCATGATTACCCCGTGCACATCGCGGCAGAGATAGTGGCGCTGGTCGTGACCGTCCTCCTCGTCAGCGCGGTGGCGCGGCGGCTGGACTGGTCCGCCCCGCTGTGCCTGATCGTCGTCGGCGTCGGCGCGTCGTACGTGCCCGGCGTGCCCGAATACCACCTCGACCCCGAGGTCGTGCTGCTCGGCCTGCTGCCGCCGCTGCTGTACTCGGCGGCCATCCAGACCTCGCTGGTCGACTTCCGGAAGAACCGCGGCGCGATCGGGCTGATGTCGGTCGGGCTGGTCGTGTTCACCGCGATCGGCGTCGGGCTCGTCGCCTGGGCGGTGGTTCCGGGCCTGCCGCTGGCCGGCGGCATCGCGCTCGGCGCGGTCGTCGCGCCGCCGGACGCCGTCGCCGCCAGTGTCGTCGCCCGCCGGGTCGGCATGCCGCGGAAACTGATCCGGCTGCTCGAAGGCGAGAGCCTGTTCAACGACGCCGCCGCGCTGGTCGCGCTCCGCACGGCCATCGCCGCGCTCGCCGGGTCGGTCAGCCTGTGGCAGGTCGGCGCGGACTTCTTCCGCGCGGCCATCGGCGGGGCCGTGGTCGGGCTGGTCGTCGGGTTCGCGGCCGCGTTCGTCCGCGCCCGGATGGACGAGCCGGTGCTCGACACCGCGCTGTCGTTCGCCGTCCCGTTCATCGCCTACATCCCGGCCGAGGCGATCCACGGCTCGGGCGTGCTCGCGGTGGTCATCGCGGGGCTCATCCTCGGGCACAAGGCCCCGCAGATCCTGTCCGGCTCGACCCGGCTGGCGTCCCGGCTCAACTGGCAGACGATCCAGTTCCTGCTGGAGAACATGGTCTTCCTGCTGATCGGCCTGCAGCTGCGGCGGATCCTCGCCGAAGTCGGCGAGAGCGGGCTGTCGCTGGTCACGCTCACCTGGATCTGCGTCGCGGTGCTGGGCGCGACGATCCTCACCCGGGTGCTGTACCTGATCGGCATCGGCACGGTGAAGCGCGTCGAACGGCGTCTGCTGCCGAAGAAGACGCGGGCCAAGATCTGGCCGTGGCGCTACTCGGCCGTGATCGCCTGGGCCGGCATGCGCGGCGTGGTCACGCTCGCGGCGGCGTTCGTCCTGCCCGCGGACACGCCGCAACGGGCCGTGCTGGTGCTCGCGGCGTTCGTCGTGGTGGCCGGCACCCTGGCCGTGCAGGGCATGACGCTGCCGCCGCTGATCCGCCGGCTGCGCCTGCCGCGGCCGGACCCCGCGGAGGACGCGCTGCAGGAGGCGGCCGTCCTGCACGACATGACCCGCGCCGCGCTCGCCAAGCTCGAAGAGATCCGGACGGACGACGACCCGCCGGAGATCATCCAGCGCCTGCGCGACCGGCTGCAGCACCGCGCCGACTCGGCGTGGGAGCAGCTCGGCAGGCAGAGCGCGCTGGCCGAGACGCCGAGTGACGCCTACCGCCGCCTGCGCCTGCAGCTGCTCGACGTGGAACGCGAGCAGTTCCTCAAGGCCCGCGACAGCGGCAGCGCCGACGACGACGTCCTGCGGAAGGTCCTGGAACGGCTCGACATCGAAGAATCCATGCTGGACCGCGACGACGAGGAACCCGAGGTCGAAGGCCGCGAGCTGCGCACCCCGGCGGCGACTGCGGGCTCGTGCAAGCACCTGGCCCACGAGTGGACCGACAAGGAGCCCAGCTCGGCCGACAGCTGCGCCGCGTGCCTCGCCGAGGGCACGACCTGGGTGCACCTGCGGATGTGCCTGAAGTGCGGCAACGTCGCGTGCTGCGATTCGTCGCCGCGGCGCCACGCCACCCGGCACTTCCACGAGACGCGGCACCCGGTGATGCGCAGCTTCGAGCCGGGCGAGACGTGGCGGTGGTGTTTCGTGGACAAGCAGCTCGGCTAGCTCCGCGTTCCTCCCCGCCACCACCCTCAACGGAGGCGCTTCGCGCCGCTGTACCGTCTCCACCATGAGCACGCCGGAACAGGAGATCGAGTACCGCCAGCACCGCTTCAGCCCGCCGCCGGGGTCGACGGAGATCTTCCTGGTCCGGCACGGCGAATCCGCACCCGCCCGCGGCGCCGACCCGTTCGAGCTGGTCGACGGCCAGGCCGACCCGGACCTGGCGCCGGAGGGCCGCGACCACGCGCAGCGCGTCGGCGCGCGGCTGGCCGGCGAGCGGATCGACGCGATCTACGTGACGACCCTGCGCCGCACGGTGCAGACCGCCGCGCCGCTGGCGGAGAAGCTCGGGCTGACCCCGGTCGTCGAGCCGGACCTGCGCGAAATCCACCTCGGTGACTGGGAGAACGGCCTGTTCCGCAAGTACAGCGCCGACGGCCACCCGATCATCGACCGGCTGTGGGCCGAGCAGCGCTGGGACGTCATCCCGGGCGCGGAGTCCGACGAGGCGTTCGGCGCCCGCCTGCGCGGCGCGCTCACCCGGATCGCCGCCGCGCACCCGGACCAGCGCGTCGCGGTTTTCACCCACGGCGGCGTGATCGGCGAGGTGTTCGCGCAGGCCGGCCGCTCGGTCGAGCGGTTCGCGTTCCTCGGCGCCGACAACGGCTCGATCTCGCACCTGGTGGTGCACGGGGAGAACTGGATCATCCGGCGGTTCAACGACACCGCGCACCTGGTCAACCCGCTCGGCTGAGTTTCCCGGCCGCGACGAGCTGCACGGTCACCAGGATCGAGACCGCTTCCGCGGCGAGCAGCCCGATCAGCACCAGGACCTGCGTCATGCCCGCCTGGATCGGCCCGGCGCCGCCCAGCAGGACGCCGACGTAGGCGCCCGGGAGCGTCACGAGACCGACCGTGCGCGTCTGGTCGAGCGCCGGGATGAGCGCGTGCCCGGCC
Proteins encoded in this region:
- the rnhA gene encoding ribonuclease HI, which produces MDVEIYTDGACSGNPGPGGWGAVLRYGKHERELYGGEATPTTNNRMELTAPIRALESLTRPSQVRVYTDSTYVRNGITQWLPRWKNNGWLTAAREPVKNADLWQRLDAAIGEHRVEWLWVKGHAGLPDNERADRLAVRGAQEARETGKPVNAG
- a CDS encoding carboxylesterase/lipase family protein, which gives rise to MTTVEIATGVLRGSGRDGVRTFLGVPYAEPPVGELRFRAPRPARPWDGVRDATEWAPRAPQPELTGRGFTGDEDCLYLNVYAPAEPGSYPVLVWIHGGGGVMGAPHQFDASAYARRGVVVVTVAYRLGVLGMLHLPGVADSNLSLRDQVAALEWVRGHIGAFGGDPGRVTLAGQSNGGRTVGTLLAVPATRGLVHQAIVQSGTGVGAVVHTPAEGAAVASAVLAELDVAPDELATLPVTRILEAQQRVSAVSGTKVTYRVVVGDELLPARPLDAVRGVRLLIGTTADEEDLFSWLQSGGAKLLGAGSTVLDAEEIEKAVAAYAGLLPDWPEDQVRNRALTAGDWWIPAIRFAEATQAAGGTAWMYRLDWRIAPRGKGLGAPHGLDLPLMFDDIRNRNWRFLFAGRTFPAERLQAVATEMFGAWVRFVKTGDPGWPRYTPADRVTRLFDDVSTTVPDPDRDQRLLWD
- a CDS encoding histidine phosphatase family protein, producing MSTPEQEIEYRQHRFSPPPGSTEIFLVRHGESAPARGADPFELVDGQADPDLAPEGRDHAQRVGARLAGERIDAIYVTTLRRTVQTAAPLAEKLGLTPVVEPDLREIHLGDWENGLFRKYSADGHPIIDRLWAEQRWDVIPGAESDEAFGARLRGALTRIAAAHPDQRVAVFTHGGVIGEVFAQAGRSVERFAFLGADNGSISHLVVHGENWIIRRFNDTAHLVNPLG
- a CDS encoding nuclear transport factor 2 family protein — its product is MTAAENKQLLKTAFDAWATGDIRPLLAAMADDVVWTVSGHNSWSGSFRGKDSVRRDLLGPLGEQFDGTYTSTASRFVAEDDVVVVETQGSVATKAGPRYDNKYCFVFRLEDGRIREITEYMDTQLVAEVLTELAR
- a CDS encoding glycosyl hydrolase 2 galactose-binding domain-containing protein produces the protein MSYRQRRTRTLLAAAVLAVAASGATVAAATGQEPAKAVFAAVGPATAVPGFLIQTSAQVSDDSAVSKPGFDTAGWYPVGPRSTVYAGLLANGKYADPFYSTNMKNVPTADFKVPWWYRADVTVADPTQRTYLDFSGVLSKADVWVNGTRIADKSQVTGAYTRHDLDITAQVKAGTNSIAFKVYPNDPDKDLSMGWIDWAQTPPDQNMGIVRDVLVRRSGPVALRGGHVVTKLPSLGHADLTVKADVRNDSAAAVTTTVSGTVAGRAISQTVSLAAKEKKTVTFPVIGIDNPQVWWPAGMGGQPLYDLDLTASVGGTASDTSHSSFGVRQVTANKNASGGRAYTINGRPLLIKGGGYSPDLFLRWNEQFAADKLAYVKDLGLNTVRLEGHIEPDEFFDLADRMGVLTLPGWECCDKWEGQVNGDEKGDPWTAADYPVAKASMTAEAERLRDHPSVISFLIGSDFAPDATIEKNYLDALSAADWPTPVVPAASAKSSPQLGSSGMKMNGPYDYVPPNYWYDKAHGDLGGAWGFNSETSAGPDIPTMDTLKRMMSSSELDTLWKNPSAAQYHRSSSSTFANLKLFGDALAGRYGKPSSLADFVRKAQLAQYENVRAEFESHSRNFSDGTNPATGIIYWMLNSGWTSLHWQLFDAYLDQNGSYFGAKKANEPLHIQYSYDTKSVVVVNHNHDPASGLTARVQLFNLDGTAKYDQSKSVSVGGDGAKTTALTIGSVSGLSTTYLAKLVLTDSSGKEVSRNVYWLSTKADTLDWANSDWYYTPTTSYADLSGLNSLGSVTVGANASSTADADGTTTTKVTLTNSTGGKIPAFFVDAHVVGAAGAPVLPVRWTDNQVTLWPGESTTLTATYRTADLKGAKPSVRIAGWNTGTKTIPADGSAEARDYQAEDAAITGGVAESNHLGYTGTGFVNYDNTTGSAVEFTVPAAAAGPANVVLRFANGTTTNRPMDISVNGTKVASGVTFGGTGNWDTWQTVTVPVSLAAGTNKIKATATTANGGPNLDKITV
- a CDS encoding Crp/Fnr family transcriptional regulator, whose translation is MNGHDDTAEGALLAHLADADREYLLGRGTRRRFRANDVVLMEGDPSDHVHVLVSGWVRVSAIVEDGREVLFGLRGPGEVLGDLAAVTGRPRSASVRAIEPCTVFQLTGPEFVDVLHTRPAIAVATIKTVAARLRDAESARVDAAAFDVSRRVAVHLVRLAEEHGRPVPDGVLIEGAFSQEDIAAQIGAARRTVARALRVLRERGIVETGRRRILVREPRVLRAFARSEPNGTHRP
- a CDS encoding YchJ family protein — encoded protein: MRPAPCPCGLAASYDACCGRFHDGGVAAPTAELLMRSRFSAFAVGDAGYLLRTWHPGTRPRRLSLDPQQEWTWLEILGRTGGGLLHTEGTVRFRAHYRHHGRDGFLEENSRFRRDGGQWVYLDAEA
- a CDS encoding Na+/H+ antiporter — its product is MHIAAEIVALVVTVLLVSAVARRLDWSAPLCLIVVGVGASYVPGVPEYHLDPEVVLLGLLPPLLYSAAIQTSLVDFRKNRGAIGLMSVGLVVFTAIGVGLVAWAVVPGLPLAGGIALGAVVAPPDAVAASVVARRVGMPRKLIRLLEGESLFNDAAALVALRTAIAALAGSVSLWQVGADFFRAAIGGAVVGLVVGFAAAFVRARMDEPVLDTALSFAVPFIAYIPAEAIHGSGVLAVVIAGLILGHKAPQILSGSTRLASRLNWQTIQFLLENMVFLLIGLQLRRILAEVGESGLSLVTLTWICVAVLGATILTRVLYLIGIGTVKRVERRLLPKKTRAKIWPWRYSAVIAWAGMRGVVTLAAAFVLPADTPQRAVLVLAAFVVVAGTLAVQGMTLPPLIRRLRLPRPDPAEDALQEAAVLHDMTRAALAKLEEIRTDDDPPEIIQRLRDRLQHRADSAWEQLGRQSALAETPSDAYRRLRLQLLDVEREQFLKARDSGSADDDVLRKVLERLDIEESMLDRDDEEPEVEGRELRTPAATAGSCKHLAHEWTDKEPSSADSCAACLAEGTTWVHLRMCLKCGNVACCDSSPRRHATRHFHETRHPVMRSFEPGETWRWCFVDKQLG